In Mercurialis annua linkage group LG6, ddMerAnnu1.2, whole genome shotgun sequence, the following are encoded in one genomic region:
- the LOC126688183 gene encoding transcription factor IBH1-like, giving the protein MGMSSGRTDSGKMKLRRKIRTRRKRGVCGGGRVEMKVKKLQRIIPGGEGLQPERLFLRTADYIMQLRSQVNILQALSDIYNNTPEA; this is encoded by the coding sequence ATGGGAATGAGTTCTGGTCGTACAGATTCCGGTAAGATGAAGCTGAGGAGGAAGATCAGGACGCGGCGGAAGAGAGGCGTTTGTGGCGGCGGCCGCGTTGAAATGAAGGTGAAGAAGCTACAGAGAATAATTCCGGGCGGAGAAGGGTTGCAACCGGAGCGGCTGTTCTTACGGACGGCGGATTATATAATGCAGTTGCGGTCGCAAGTAAATATATTGCAAGCTCTTTctgatatttataataatactcCTGAAGCTTGA